In Betta splendens chromosome 3, fBetSpl5.4, whole genome shotgun sequence, the genomic window CTCCATGGAGCTTTCAAACCTGTACGAGGTCGCGCCCCGACCCCCGATGAGCAGCCTGAACCACGGTCAGCAGCCCCACAACGGCTACAGAGACCCGGCAGATCTCGGCGGTGACATCGGTGACAGCGAGACGTCCATCGACCTGAGCGCCTACATCGACCCGTCGGCTTTCAACGACGACTTCTTGGCCGACCTGTTCCACCACAGCTCCCGGCAGGACAAGCTCAAGATAATGAACGGGGAGTACGACTCGGTGCCGTGCGTCCCGGGCCCCCAGCAGCTCTACGTGTCCAACTACATGGACTCGAAGCTGGAGCCGCTCTACGAGCACAACCCGCAGCGCATCCGACCCGTGGCCATCAAGCAGGAGCCCCGCGACGACGAGGACCTGAATTCGGGCGTGCCGCCCACCTACCACCACCCACACCCGCATTCCCAGCAGTACTCTCAGCATtcccagcagccgcagcagcagatgcCGCACCTCCAGTACCAGATTGCGCATTGCGCGCAGACCACCATGCACCTCCAACCGGGACACCCCACTCCTCCGCCGACCCCGGTGCCCAGCccgcatcagcaccagcactcGCAGCAGGGCGGCCCGAAGCTGCTGGACCACCAGCGGGGAGGCGGGAAGTCCAAGAAGTACGTCGACAAGAGCAGCCCCGAGTACCGGCTGAGGCGCGAGCGCAACAACGTGGCCGTGCGTAAGAGCAGGGACAAGGCCAAGATGCGCAACATGGAGACCCAGCACAAGGTGGTTGAGCTGACGGCCGACAACGACAGACTGAGGCGGAGGGTGGAGCACCTGACCCGGGAGCTGGACACGTTACGGGGCATCTTCAGACAGCTGCCCGACGGCTCCTTCAAACCCATGGGCAGCTGAGAGACTACTGAACTGGACCGGAACCAGCCCGGAGGTGGACTGGTGAACTGCTGGATTAATACACACAAATGGTTCTACGTGTCGTCATGTGTAGGGACGGACTGAGGAGACTGAGCCAGTTGATGCTGTTCACTGCTACAATATCTGTCTGAGCATCGCGTTGTGTCACTGAGGCTTAAAAGTCTCCTCAGTCTCAGCGCAGGTGAAACGCGGAGCCAGGAAGCTCACAAAAAGGACCCAAACGGACCGAGCCCAGCTGAAACCACCTGATGACTTTTACTGACTCAGTCAAACGCCATGGATGCTCAGACTGTATTTTGTGCCTTTATCAGCTGGTTGAAGACTGGTTGTTTGTGCCTTGTTCTCTAGACAGACTGTGCCATGACGCACTCATCTCACATATCAGAGCAGCTAAGGTAGGACACGGTGCTGATCCCAGACCAGCCTGCTGTGCGCCTTTGTctaattattgtttgttttatactAGTTACCATCTTCGTCATCATATCCTGTCCTGATGCGTTCAAGTGTTTATAGATGTGTGAAAGGCAACGTGCAACTGCTTGTGTATAAGCTCAGCTTCATGTGCACGACGTGTATTTTCTTCCTGCAGAAACAAGTAATGAACCATTTCTGCTCGTTTTCACTTGTGTTCCTTCGCATTAACGAAGTGCAAGAGCTGAGAGACGGTACAGGAAAAGCTGTTGCCAGGTTTTACTGAACACTGGGGGTTGTTTTCAGCATTGTACACAAATCATCTCAAATATCTGTCTTCCCGCTCAAAGTCAAGACGCCGTTTCTCTCTTAGTTCCCTGTTTCATGCCAAAGCGACCaatacacagtacagtaactaaGACTAAAATCAAACCTGTGGtacctgctccttcagctcacCGTCCAGA contains:
- the cebpa gene encoding CCAAT/enhancer-binding protein alpha — protein: MELSNLYEVAPRPPMSSLNHGQQPHNGYRDPADLGGDIGDSETSIDLSAYIDPSAFNDDFLADLFHHSSRQDKLKIMNGEYDSVPCVPGPQQLYVSNYMDSKLEPLYEHNPQRIRPVAIKQEPRDDEDLNSGVPPTYHHPHPHSQQYSQHSQQPQQQMPHLQYQIAHCAQTTMHLQPGHPTPPPTPVPSPHQHQHSQQGGPKLLDHQRGGGKSKKYVDKSSPEYRLRRERNNVAVRKSRDKAKMRNMETQHKVVELTADNDRLRRRVEHLTRELDTLRGIFRQLPDGSFKPMGS